A section of the Methanococcus vannielii SB genome encodes:
- a CDS encoding HDIG domain-containing metalloprotein produces MNKLILLARKIENEILREKVISFIENPASTHSEIKESGISIKNSPASIKRHHKYEGGLIEHTASVVTLSLKIAEALRETYGIIPDSDLLISGAILHDLMKPQNYQTNNEKFDHVSDSNLEHLTLCVSELYKRDFPLNVIKVVASHHGEHGPVSPDSIEAWIIHYADNIDASLNDIAVKICQARAREFGIDDSAIYKKVTPLKAYEMRSKSGKDKLKEFLKEQLEITEE; encoded by the coding sequence ATGAATAAACTTATTTTGCTTGCAAGGAAAATTGAAAATGAAATTTTAAGGGAAAAAGTAATATCATTTATTGAAAATCCTGCGTCAACACATTCTGAAATAAAAGAAAGCGGAATCAGTATTAAAAACTCTCCTGCAAGTATCAAAAGGCATCATAAGTACGAGGGCGGGTTAATCGAACATACTGCATCAGTAGTAACGCTTTCTTTGAAAATAGCCGAAGCACTTCGAGAAACTTATGGAATTATTCCAGATAGTGATTTATTGATTTCGGGGGCAATACTTCATGACTTAATGAAACCCCAAAATTATCAAACAAATAACGAAAAATTTGACCATGTTTCAGATTCTAATTTAGAACATTTGACCCTTTGTGTGTCAGAGCTTTATAAGCGAGATTTTCCACTTAATGTTATAAAAGTTGTTGCAAGTCATCACGGAGAACACGGCCCAGTTAGTCCAGATTCAATTGAAGCATGGATTATACATTACGCTGACAATATAGATGCATCACTTAACGATATTGCGGTTAAAATATGCCAAGCTAGGGCACGAGAGTTTGGAATTGATGATAGTGCAATCTATAAAAAAGTAACTCCGTTAAAAGCTTATGAAATGCGTTCAAAATCCGGTAAAGATAAATTAAAAGAATTTTTGAAAGAACAGTTAGAAATAACGGAAGAATAA
- a CDS encoding cysteine-rich small domain-containing protein — MHGLAKNHLKKILSTCSANRDCEYYPCHYNNQSCLWCYCPFYPCEDEVLGEFVKRKDGTLIWSCMKCNWIHKPDIAAEILREITELTLDKTTECSIDYLENRELLMQIKNKIEKKLGKSNAI; from the coding sequence ATGCATGGTCTTGCAAAAAACCATTTGAAAAAAATTCTTTCAACATGTAGTGCAAATCGAGATTGTGAATATTACCCCTGCCACTACAACAATCAATCGTGTTTATGGTGCTATTGTCCATTTTATCCATGCGAAGATGAAGTTTTAGGAGAATTTGTTAAAAGAAAAGACGGAACATTAATATGGAGCTGCATGAAATGTAACTGGATTCATAAACCCGACATTGCAGCGGAAATTTTAAGGGAAATTACCGAGCTAACCCTTGATAAGACGACTGAATGTTCAATTGACTACCTTGAAAATAGGGAACTTTTAATGCAAATAAAAAACAAAATAGAAAAAAAGCTTGGAAAGAGTAATGCGATATAA
- a CDS encoding A24 family peptidase C-terminal domain-containing protein codes for MFEPNNLLFIAYIFNFLLILISTVTDIKERIIPHFVIILMLIVNAPIGYYLFGFDAITSFFATLLLCLILGIGMGGGDVKLFTVLSPLFASETFYFIPKYILILIGLSAAFAAFFPMTKILKSYWKEILPSASYLAMLVGIIVFITETYGFPYTKTILWIYVIFSIFISRKIPKYNLISKKIGYLAPIYLLGVYIFDKVYFIQENVISLFLVSVGQLSLISLVIYALTGAEISSKKSIPELREGDILRDIITIKDSGEVFVENANLFKRFKQMVSQEMGNSLEKTLMTDGEGLSQKDIEFLIKMHDEGKINNELNVLTTYPFVPFVLLAYIVIIGHSLGITSYFGG; via the coding sequence ATGTTTGAACCAAATAACTTACTTTTTATTGCCTATATATTTAATTTTTTACTGATATTAATTTCAACTGTAACGGATATAAAAGAAAGAATAATTCCTCATTTTGTTATAATTTTAATGTTAATTGTTAATGCACCTATTGGATACTATTTATTTGGATTTGATGCGATTACGTCCTTTTTTGCAACTCTTTTGTTATGTTTAATACTTGGTATCGGCATGGGCGGGGGAGATGTTAAATTATTTACTGTTCTTTCGCCATTATTTGCATCAGAAACTTTTTATTTTATACCAAAGTATATTTTGATACTAATTGGGTTAAGTGCAGCTTTTGCAGCGTTTTTCCCGATGACAAAAATATTGAAAAGTTACTGGAAGGAGATTCTTCCTTCAGCGTCATATCTTGCAATGCTTGTTGGGATAATCGTATTTATCACAGAAACATATGGGTTTCCTTATACAAAAACTATACTCTGGATCTACGTAATTTTTTCAATATTTATATCTAGAAAAATTCCAAAATACAACCTAATTTCAAAGAAAATAGGTTATTTAGCACCAATTTATCTTTTAGGAGTATATATTTTTGATAAGGTTTATTTTATTCAGGAAAACGTTATTAGTTTATTTTTAGTTTCTGTAGGGCAGCTTTCTTTAATTTCGCTTGTTATATATGCTTTAACTGGTGCAGAAATATCCTCAAAAAAATCAATACCTGAACTAAGGGAAGGGGATATTTTAAGAGATATTATCACGATTAAAGATAGTGGGGAAGTATTTGTAGAAAATGCAAATCTTTTCAAGCGATTTAAGCAAATGGTAAGTCAAGAAATGGGAAACTCATTGGAAAAAACTTTAATGACTGATGGAGAAGGCCTTTCTCAAAAAGATATAGAATTTTTAATTAAAATGCACGATGAAGGTAAAATTAACAATGAATTAAATGTTTTAACGACGTATCCATTTGTACCATTTGTGTTACTGGCATATATTGTAATTATTGGGCATAGTTTAGGAATTACAAGCTATTTTGGAGGGTAA
- a CDS encoding class III signal peptide-containing protein gives MFKNLKGQISFEFSIIVLAVLLMSTITLSYFLGDSFSEDTRTLDKIDLGAKTAVSLVNSGYNGTHVNGTVIYAGMTFEESGGKYNVTLYLINTSSLNFVSNFIVNYVVNSQNIDNTKFNITLSTLNS, from the coding sequence ATGTTTAAAAATTTAAAAGGGCAAATATCCTTTGAATTTTCAATAATAGTTCTTGCAGTACTTTTAATGTCTACAATAACTCTCTCATACTTTTTAGGGGATTCATTTAGTGAAGACACAAGAACACTTGATAAAATTGATTTGGGGGCAAAAACAGCTGTTTCACTTGTAAATTCTGGATATAATGGAACACATGTTAATGGAACTGTAATTTATGCAGGTATGACTTTTGAAGAATCCGGTGGAAAATATAATGTTACATTATATTTGATAAATACTTCTTCGCTTAACTTTGTATCTAATTTTATAGTTAATTATGTAGTAAATAGTCAAAATATTGATAATACTAAGTTTAACATAACTTTATCAACTTTAAATTCATAA
- a CDS encoding DUF515 domain-containing protein, translating into MPAEEYSDKLKSLKTKSKKSSRIPPKQLRIALVLVVSVIVVFEVYNIYFTAKNREVEELTYNKEVAIDTIDKLFFEYPNDPQKISYIIQVQQSSNKNDISKILSEVRDYLQIKRYKALAVDQIKSMYGEYYRSSLKANELERKINDAKTTSEVDTLFKQANVEEEIKEILERSLQRTIGSGDNYFYVKMAGQSYFMTKENVLDITKSMGIMQLKEFTITPVSNLNKLTVTVSSKQCGKMPLSGDSVLIYNKNTPESPMGYAIIDSSYVILPNIGYSEERAVSNKITDDDVSSNLETTSSISYSLNNLPGVLHATAADKLDIATVNEKFGRYGEKLNKISENTQIFDENVKYMLIIAVPSESVSAIVSQKSEDLYIVKAAGGN; encoded by the coding sequence ATGCCTGCTGAGGAATATAGTGATAAATTAAAGAGTTTAAAAACTAAATCAAAAAAGTCTTCTAGAATACCTCCAAAACAACTTAGAATAGCGTTAGTTCTTGTAGTTTCGGTTATTGTAGTTTTTGAAGTTTATAATATTTATTTTACTGCAAAAAATAGAGAAGTAGAGGAGTTAACGTATAATAAAGAAGTTGCAATTGATACTATCGACAAGCTATTTTTTGAATACCCAAATGATCCGCAAAAAATATCTTATATAATTCAGGTTCAGCAAAGTAGTAATAAAAACGATATTTCAAAAATACTTTCTGAAGTAAGGGATTACTTACAAATAAAACGTTATAAGGCACTTGCAGTAGATCAGATTAAGAGTATGTATGGGGAATACTATAGGAGTAGTTTAAAAGCAAATGAACTCGAAAGAAAAATAAATGATGCAAAGACTACGTCAGAAGTAGATACTCTATTTAAACAAGCAAATGTTGAAGAAGAAATAAAAGAAATTCTTGAACGGTCTCTTCAAAGGACAATAGGTTCTGGTGACAATTATTTCTATGTTAAAATGGCAGGACAATCTTACTTTATGACAAAAGAAAATGTTTTAGATATAACAAAATCAATGGGCATAATGCAGTTAAAAGAGTTTACAATAACTCCTGTTTCAAATTTAAATAAGCTCACTGTTACAGTATCTTCAAAACAATGTGGTAAAATGCCACTTTCAGGAGATTCGGTTTTAATATATAATAAAAATACTCCTGAATCCCCTATGGGCTATGCGATAATTGATAGTTCATATGTAATTCTTCCAAATATCGGGTACAGTGAAGAACGGGCAGTATCAAATAAAATAACTGATGATGATGTTTCATCAAACCTTGAAACCACATCTTCAATTTCTTACAGTTTAAATAATCTGCCTGGCGTTTTACATGCAACAGCAGCGGATAAGTTAGATATTGCAACCGTAAACGAAAAATTTGGGCGATACGGGGAAAAACTTAATAAAATTTCAGAAAATACTCAGATATTTGATGAAAATGTAAAATATATGTTAATTATAGCAGTACCATCAGAATCGGTTTCTGCAATTGTTTCACAAAAAAGTGAAGACTTATACATTGTAAAAGCAGCAGGTGGTAACTAG
- a CDS encoding class III signal peptide-containing protein, with product MSKGQVSVEFIILFLALLVAIVISTMTPGVFGLTKTVELSSASLAHAALSKVKSNVEMLSVSDEGSLKLVYVKSPSSKWEFNNKSINVVGDGFNISTTTSIGVKKSDGSSSFSYTVPTLKIITVELERKDSYVQVNIS from the coding sequence ATGTCAAAAGGACAGGTTTCAGTCGAATTTATTATTTTATTTCTCGCACTTCTTGTAGCAATTGTAATCTCTACAATGACTCCAGGAGTATTTGGACTTACAAAGACAGTAGAATTATCTTCTGCAAGTTTAGCACATGCTGCACTTTCAAAGGTTAAAAGTAACGTTGAAATGCTTTCAGTATCTGATGAAGGGTCTTTAAAACTAGTATATGTAAAATCACCATCTTCAAAATGGGAATTTAATAATAAATCAATTAATGTAGTTGGAGATGGGTTTAACATTTCAACAACTACTTCAATAGGGGTAAAAAAGAGCGATGGTAGCAGTTCTTTTAGTTATACTGTTCCAACGTTAAAAATAATAACTGTTGAACTAGAAAGGAAGGATAGTTATGTACAAGTTAATATCAGCTAA
- a CDS encoding DUF2341 domain-containing protein: MTLKSKLKSNRGYVFTYEAVAVVIIFVAVFYMGYFTFTHVNLTNQEHKRDIERFEKANLVSDMLFKMHELPSNSYVPDYMNFLKSVSNRYYGLDKIPGTFDPNALNEQQFSYTETWHYDINITNPGTTDLTDFQVFVVLNPSNFNFDFSTDGSGISFWNGNTQLNYWIETWEYNKEARIWIKVNSLPKNSVTTVELRRNQAGSYQSNGENTFIFFDDFENGLSKWTNLRGTWSTPQSSELSFYNGGSGINRVAYVAPNSQGKMSLRSSNPLNVGNNDIYILEGLAKGYAGASTGQADSPDTMIGFYSNAGTTVNNIRCYNSFTGDYQVLSISRNYDQSPIYSSMFTGNNVWYYHKYILGYRNNNNKRCDVSLWEFNNGYMGDPNPNLNTNSNTNSNFLTPNIPNSNVQGNYILIGAAQGTHDEEFWFDNIKVRKYAPNINVDVYEMLEYNAGQNAVDVLKYNFEGIPNILSSNVNLVEIEYNYTVTPNTYVKTRNLYVPVKTWRYSNVKSVTESINSGEILYFAVRRPSTLSNISIKSNTNSNTKFLVNGVPFEIASTTNDKITNFGKVISTNNWEYYEPNEIKLLNATNNANITLTINYDSEATFYVLKLRQYEISCILDMDS, encoded by the coding sequence ATGACTTTAAAATCAAAATTAAAATCAAATCGTGGATATGTTTTTACTTATGAAGCTGTAGCTGTTGTAATTATATTTGTTGCAGTATTTTACATGGGTTACTTTACATTTACTCACGTTAATTTAACAAATCAGGAGCATAAAAGAGATATTGAACGATTTGAAAAAGCAAATTTAGTTTCGGATATGTTATTTAAAATGCACGAACTTCCATCAAATTCATACGTTCCAGACTATATGAATTTTTTAAAGTCCGTATCTAATCGATATTATGGATTGGATAAAATTCCTGGAACGTTTGACCCAAATGCACTAAATGAACAGCAATTTTCATATACTGAAACATGGCATTACGATATAAACATAACTAACCCTGGAACAACTGATTTAACCGACTTTCAGGTTTTCGTAGTACTAAATCCATCAAATTTTAACTTTGATTTTTCAACAGATGGATCCGGTATCAGTTTTTGGAATGGGAACACACAACTTAATTATTGGATAGAAACATGGGAGTATAATAAAGAAGCAAGAATATGGATAAAAGTAAATAGCCTTCCAAAAAATTCCGTTACAACAGTTGAACTTAGGAGAAATCAAGCTGGTTCGTATCAAAGTAACGGTGAAAATACATTTATATTTTTTGATGATTTTGAAAACGGCCTTTCAAAATGGACTAATTTAAGGGGAACATGGAGTACCCCTCAATCTTCCGAACTTTCGTTTTATAATGGCGGCTCAGGTATAAATCGTGTGGCCTATGTAGCACCAAATAGCCAGGGAAAAATGAGTTTACGGTCTTCAAATCCTTTGAATGTAGGTAATAACGATATTTATATATTGGAAGGGCTTGCAAAAGGATATGCTGGTGCATCAACAGGACAAGCGGATAGTCCCGATACAATGATTGGATTTTATTCAAATGCAGGCACTACTGTTAATAACATACGGTGTTATAATTCATTTACTGGAGACTATCAGGTACTTTCAATAAGTAGAAATTATGACCAATCCCCAATATATTCTTCAATGTTTACCGGAAATAACGTATGGTATTACCATAAATATATTTTAGGATATCGAAATAATAACAATAAACGGTGTGATGTTTCATTATGGGAGTTTAATAATGGTTATATGGGCGATCCAAATCCAAATTTAAATACTAATTCAAATACTAATTCAAATTTTTTAACACCTAATATTCCAAACTCAAACGTTCAAGGTAATTATATTTTAATTGGGGCTGCACAAGGAACCCACGATGAAGAATTTTGGTTTGATAACATCAAAGTTAGAAAGTATGCTCCAAATATTAATGTAGACGTTTACGAAATGCTAGAATACAATGCAGGGCAAAATGCAGTAGACGTTTTAAAATATAATTTTGAAGGAATTCCAAATATTCTTTCATCAAATGTAAATCTTGTAGAAATAGAATATAATTATACGGTAACTCCAAATACTTATGTAAAAACAAGAAACTTATATGTTCCAGTCAAAACGTGGAGATATTCAAATGTAAAATCAGTTACTGAATCAATAAATTCTGGAGAAATACTTTACTTTGCAGTAAGAAGGCCATCAACACTTTCAAATATATCTATAAAATCAAATACAAATTCAAATACCAAATTTTTAGTTAATGGCGTTCCTTTTGAAATAGCTAGCACTACAAACGATAAAATCACAAACTTTGGAAAAGTTATTTCAACAAATAACTGGGAATACTATGAACCAAATGAAATAAAGCTTTTAAATGCTACAAACAATGCAAATATAACATTAACAATAAATTACGATAGTGAAGCTACATTTTATGTTTTAAAATTAAGACAATATGAAATTTCTTGTATTTTAGATATGGACAGCTAA
- a CDS encoding DUF2341 domain-containing protein: protein MYLSQSTTTLVLILMLTATLTYHTLDLQRNQVLTEMEASSIDLKSSSLEHVIETSIPVIFNKALNDAQLENIGRYNGGNSNPFFSTPEDVLFYLKNETEKTIVKNYIENVTSEYSKSGYNVTYNFNITNISMVDGFTFKINYDFYYKIDRNDGNVFKEQNISSFKYSTAKTVLDSYQYIKPTYVGIINVSNPNNQILNDFQVKVVFNSTNFNYAVEPTGEGLRFFDSNGNYVPYWVELWDYNVTTNKERISILWLKVPEMPQNTNTSIYIVSTYPKISESNGNLVFEMFDDFEDTNSKYTKWTETRGTWTYASSDNPFQNSKYNQKMVQCLNAPAVSRMISRNNISLTNYTIEVDSKGMHTQSGNNVAYTFLGFFGNPQYYGYTTRHPDAYYSLDLGGRVNSGSNHALHISGGEVSWRSSSNYNDRQYLIISRTEPVKTVTGIPSGIPSEISYVTRPQVTSSSSNTPQKNIWYRTKVQIVGNTVSGKYVTNANYILQNEPNWMITTTVNSNNQYGSYFAIGTSRGGTNTQNIYFDNFRVRKYAAIEPTSKVYPLSKTIGLNYISPKRSDGTKYTLSTDYSIYYEEADGYPSIIDRLAGKDVKTWNLGYGIKLMGY, encoded by the coding sequence ATGTATCTATCTCAAAGTACTACTACTCTTGTTTTAATTTTAATGCTTACAGCAACTCTTACTTACCACACTCTTGATTTACAGCGAAATCAAGTTTTAACAGAAATGGAAGCGTCTTCAATAGATTTAAAATCTTCTTCATTAGAACATGTAATTGAAACTTCAATTCCAGTAATATTTAATAAAGCTTTAAATGATGCACAACTTGAGAATATAGGGCGCTATAATGGTGGAAATTCAAATCCGTTTTTTAGCACTCCTGAAGATGTATTATTCTATTTAAAAAATGAAACTGAAAAAACGATAGTCAAAAATTATATTGAAAATGTAACAAGTGAATATTCAAAATCAGGCTACAATGTAACTTATAATTTTAATATAACAAATATTTCAATGGTTGATGGTTTTACATTTAAAATAAATTATGATTTCTACTATAAAATCGATAGAAATGATGGAAATGTTTTTAAGGAGCAAAATATCTCTTCTTTTAAGTATTCAACTGCAAAAACGGTACTTGATTCGTACCAATACATTAAACCGACTTACGTTGGAATAATAAATGTATCAAATCCAAATAATCAGATTTTAAATGATTTTCAGGTAAAGGTGGTCTTTAATAGTACCAATTTTAATTATGCAGTCGAACCAACTGGAGAAGGGCTTAGATTTTTTGATAGTAACGGAAATTATGTTCCATACTGGGTTGAATTATGGGATTACAATGTTACAACTAATAAAGAACGAATATCAATATTATGGCTAAAAGTTCCAGAAATGCCTCAAAATACAAATACTTCAATTTACATAGTATCAACATATCCAAAAATTTCAGAAAGTAACGGAAACTTAGTATTTGAAATGTTTGATGATTTTGAAGATACAAATTCAAAGTACACAAAATGGACAGAAACTCGTGGAACATGGACTTATGCTTCTAGTGACAATCCTTTTCAAAATAGTAAATACAATCAAAAAATGGTACAGTGTTTAAATGCTCCCGCAGTTTCAAGAATGATTTCAAGAAATAATATCAGTTTAACTAATTATACTATAGAAGTTGATTCTAAGGGCATGCATACTCAAAGTGGAAATAATGTGGCATACACATTTCTTGGATTTTTTGGGAATCCTCAGTACTATGGCTACACTACAAGACACCCTGATGCTTATTATTCATTAGATCTTGGTGGCAGAGTAAACTCTGGAAGTAACCACGCTTTACATATTAGTGGGGGGGAAGTATCATGGCGTTCGTCTTCAAATTACAATGATCGTCAATACCTTATAATATCTAGAACAGAACCTGTTAAAACAGTTACGGGTATACCTTCAGGAATACCTTCAGAAATAAGCTATGTAACTAGGCCACAAGTTACAAGTTCTTCATCAAATACGCCTCAAAAAAATATCTGGTACAGAACAAAAGTTCAAATTGTTGGAAATACTGTTTCTGGAAAATATGTTACCAATGCAAATTACATACTTCAAAATGAACCTAATTGGATGATTACAACTACTGTTAATTCTAATAATCAATACGGTAGCTACTTTGCAATTGGTACTTCTAGAGGTGGTACTAATACCCAAAACATATACTTTGATAATTTTCGTGTTAGAAAATATGCAGCAATTGAACCTACATCAAAAGTTTACCCCTTATCAAAAACAATAGGTTTAAACTACATTTCACCAAAAAGGTCAGATGGAACAAAATATACGCTTTCAACAGATTACAGCATTTATTATGAAGAAGCAGATGGCTATCCTTCAATAATAGACAGGCTTGCCGGAAAAGACGTTAAAACATGGAACCTTGGCTATGGAATTAAATTAATGGGTTATTAA
- a CDS encoding dihydroneopterin aldolase family protein, whose product MAEKKLENSEIFNSYFKNLTERERAVFEGGISLGALFHQFVGTPVSNKTKKSLELAISESLKNQPFIKDISVSIILDIEEGKYVSLDGNMLDVSLTVNTKEEENSVILRLKYIKELDYPLMYVEKI is encoded by the coding sequence ATGGCAGAAAAAAAACTTGAAAATAGTGAAATTTTTAATTCATATTTTAAAAATCTAACTGAAAGAGAAAGAGCCGTTTTTGAAGGAGGAATATCTCTTGGGGCATTATTTCACCAGTTTGTTGGAACTCCAGTAAGTAATAAAACTAAAAAAAGTTTAGAACTTGCAATTTCAGAATCCTTAAAAAACCAGCCATTTATTAAAGACATTTCTGTTTCAATTATTCTTGATATTGAAGAAGGAAAATATGTATCCCTTGATGGAAACATGCTTGATGTATCGTTAACGGTAAATACAAAAGAAGAAGAAAATTCAGTAATTTTACGATTAAAATACATTAAAGAACTTGATTACCCTTTGATGTATGTTGAAAAAATTTAA
- a CDS encoding DHH family phosphoesterase — translation MKKDLEILKDYLKEEDILLLCHHNADPDAVCAAIGLKYLANSFSKKKLKEKNVRISADSVSKLSRAILTELNEDIEIIEYPKLPKTVFLIDTSSLNQITVNKKDFLNSDVILIDHHRKTDLSSLCKVLIVDENSTSTCEIVSDIFREMNIYPPKNIRTALLLGILYDTKHLKLAKESTFNTISWLIKEISFQKILYLLSQESDPSKRIAHLKSCSRMEIIDLGNYVISISNASSHEASCAKTIVSIGADVSFVVAARKKDKEIRVSVRSRKSVSKKVHMGSLMEKVAKKLGGEGGGHEEAAGLNAPWNKEISKEEAVKEVLSICIETLKEELRC, via the coding sequence ATGAAAAAAGATTTAGAAATTTTAAAAGATTATTTAAAAGAAGAAGATATTTTACTATTATGCCACCATAACGCTGATCCCGATGCAGTTTGTGCTGCAATTGGTTTAAAATACCTTGCAAACAGTTTTTCGAAAAAAAAATTGAAAGAAAAAAACGTGAGAATATCAGCTGACTCCGTAAGCAAACTTTCAAGAGCTATTTTAACCGAATTAAATGAGGATATCGAAATTATCGAGTATCCAAAATTACCAAAAACCGTTTTTTTAATTGATACTTCATCTTTAAATCAAATTACAGTAAATAAAAAAGATTTTTTAAATTCAGACGTAATTTTAATTGACCACCATAGAAAAACAGATTTATCAAGCCTTTGTAAGGTTTTAATTGTTGATGAAAATTCAACTTCAACTTGCGAAATCGTTTCAGATATTTTTCGGGAAATGAATATATATCCTCCAAAAAATATTCGAACTGCACTTCTTTTAGGGATATTGTACGATACAAAACATTTAAAGCTTGCAAAAGAATCAACATTTAACACTATTTCATGGCTTATAAAAGAAATCAGTTTTCAAAAAATACTATATCTTTTAAGTCAGGAAAGTGACCCAAGTAAAAGAATTGCCCATTTAAAGTCATGTAGTAGAATGGAAATAATCGATTTGGGAAATTATGTAATTTCAATTTCAAATGCAAGTTCACATGAAGCATCGTGTGCAAAAACTATTGTAAGTATTGGTGCGGATGTTTCATTTGTTGTTGCCGCAAGAAAAAAAGATAAAGAAATACGAGTGAGTGTTAGGAGTAGAAAGTCAGTTTCAAAAAAAGTTCATATGGGAAGTTTGATGGAAAAAGTTGCTAAAAAGTTAGGTGGTGAAGGCGGAGGCCATGAAGAAGCTGCTGGACTAAATGCACCATGGAACAAGGAAATATCAAAAGAAGAAGCAGTAAAAGAAGTACTTTCGATATGTATAGAAACACTTAAAGAAGAATTAAGGTGTTAA
- a CDS encoding prefoldin subunit beta — protein MELPPNVQNQLMQFQQLQQQLQMIMYQKQQFETQLKEMEKAVEEMEKSTSDEVFKMAGGILVKRNKDEVKEELSEKMETMKLRVATFEKQEEKMQKRYAELQENLQKVIGQGH, from the coding sequence ATGGAATTACCTCCAAATGTTCAAAATCAGTTAATGCAGTTTCAACAGCTTCAACAACAGTTACAAATGATAATGTATCAAAAACAGCAGTTTGAAACCCAGTTAAAAGAAATGGAAAAAGCCGTTGAAGAAATGGAAAAGTCAACTTCAGACGAAGTATTCAAAATGGCAGGCGGAATACTCGTTAAAAGAAATAAAGATGAAGTAAAAGAAGAATTAAGCGAAAAAATGGAAACAATGAAGTTAAGAGTTGCAACTTTTGAAAAACAGGAAGAAAAGATGCAGAAAAGATACGCCGAATTACAAGAAAACCTTCAAAAGGTTATCGGTCAAGGCCATTAA
- a CDS encoding KEOPS complex subunit Pcc1, which translates to MNCKNISNLPKFDLELVFENPKKAEIIFNSVFLEHSDSQIKSKCEMSLDNCVIKIVCVSDELSILKASIYSYLRWINVAEGIYKLTENE; encoded by the coding sequence ATGAACTGTAAAAATATCAGTAACCTGCCAAAATTCGATTTGGAACTGGTTTTTGAAAATCCAAAAAAAGCCGAAATTATCTTTAATTCTGTTTTTTTAGAGCATAGTGACTCACAAATAAAATCAAAATGTGAAATGAGCTTAGATAATTGCGTAATAAAAATAGTTTGTGTTTCAGATGAATTAAGCATTTTAAAAGCATCCATTTATTCATACCTTCGTTGGATAAACGTTGCAGAAGGTATATATAAACTAACTGAAAATGAATAA
- a CDS encoding rRNA maturation protein translates to MIITTSRKPSQRTRSFVNDLARVFNFEVQNRGKVALSEIVENKKDIVIIEEFKGNPARLKLYDFKLNKILSMNISLKLQREVSGKVFKTSGNIGSLFDKKTEHLKGLFYDFLFSKLKYDECNFSTALHFKYVDSSTFYIEIHDGLENIGPSIKVKTVVLMDIE, encoded by the coding sequence ATGATAATTACAACTTCAAGAAAACCTTCACAGCGTACTAGAAGTTTTGTAAATGACCTTGCAAGAGTTTTCAACTTTGAAGTCCAAAATCGGGGCAAAGTTGCTCTCTCAGAAATTGTAGAAAATAAAAAGGATATTGTAATCATTGAGGAATTTAAAGGAAACCCTGCAAGGTTAAAATTATACGATTTTAAGCTAAATAAAATTTTATCAATGAATATTTCTTTAAAACTGCAAAGGGAAGTTTCAGGAAAAGTTTTTAAAACATCTGGAAATATTGGTTCACTCTTCGATAAAAAAACAGAGCACTTAAAAGGCTTATTTTACGATTTCCTATTTAGCAAATTAAAGTACGATGAATGTAATTTTAGTACCGCATTGCACTTTAAATACGTTGATAGTTCCACATTTTATATTGAAATCCATGATGGTTTGGAAAATATCGGCCCAAGTATAAAAGTAAAAACCGTTGTTTTGATGGATATTGAATAG
- a CDS encoding DNA-directed RNA polymerase subunit P: MAEYRCSNCGKIVTLEEIGLKAKCPHCSNRVLIKLRPRVVKKVQAR, from the coding sequence ATGGCAGAGTACAGGTGTTCCAACTGCGGAAAAATCGTCACTCTTGAGGAAATTGGATTAAAGGCAAAATGCCCTCACTGTAGTAACAGGGTATTGATAAAATTGAGGCCCAGAGTAGTCAAGAAAGTACAGGCTAGATAA